One region of Collinsella aerofaciens ATCC 25986 genomic DNA includes:
- the trpS gene encoding tryptophan--tRNA ligase, which translates to MPNENSYEVALQKSNDIREGLAKTPEKFTMLTGDRPTGRLHLGHYFGTLKGRVELQNMGAKTNVLIADYQVITDRDTTEHIQDNVYNMVMDYLACGIDPDKTMIYAHSAVPAANQLMLPFLSLVSEAELARNPTVKAEMEASGHELTGLLLTYPVHQACDILFCKGNVVPVGRDQLPHIELTRTIARRFNNRYGKVFPEVDALLSETPLLPGLDGRKMSKSYGNAINISMTAEETAKRIKKSQTDSERMITFDPENRPGVSGLLSTAAICTGRSEVEIAEEIGMGGSGQLKKYVTEAVNEYFAPIRERRQRYENDLDYVKDVLHEGNRRANEIAEQTLAEVQDAMGMVY; encoded by the coding sequence ATGCCAAACGAGAACAGCTACGAAGTCGCGCTGCAAAAGAGCAACGACATTCGCGAGGGCCTGGCCAAGACGCCCGAGAAGTTCACCATGCTCACCGGCGACCGCCCCACCGGCCGTCTGCACCTGGGCCACTACTTCGGCACCCTCAAGGGCCGTGTTGAGCTGCAGAACATGGGCGCCAAGACCAACGTGCTCATCGCCGACTACCAGGTCATCACTGACCGCGACACGACCGAGCACATCCAGGACAACGTGTACAACATGGTCATGGACTACCTTGCCTGCGGCATCGACCCCGACAAGACCATGATCTACGCGCACTCCGCCGTGCCCGCAGCCAACCAGCTCATGCTGCCGTTCCTGTCGCTGGTGTCCGAGGCCGAACTGGCGCGCAACCCCACGGTAAAGGCCGAGATGGAGGCCTCGGGCCACGAGCTCACCGGCCTTCTGCTCACCTACCCGGTGCACCAGGCCTGCGACATCCTGTTCTGCAAGGGCAACGTGGTGCCCGTCGGTCGCGACCAGCTGCCGCACATCGAGCTTACCCGCACCATCGCTCGCCGCTTTAACAACCGCTACGGCAAGGTGTTCCCCGAGGTCGACGCGCTGCTGTCCGAGACCCCGCTGCTGCCGGGCCTGGACGGTCGCAAGATGAGCAAGAGCTACGGCAACGCCATCAACATCTCGATGACCGCCGAGGAAACGGCCAAACGCATCAAGAAGAGCCAGACCGACTCCGAGCGCATGATCACGTTCGATCCCGAGAACCGCCCCGGCGTGTCTGGTTTGCTTTCGACGGCCGCCATCTGCACCGGTCGCTCCGAGGTCGAAATTGCCGAGGAGATTGGCATGGGCGGCTCCGGCCAGCTCAAGAAGTACGTGACCGAGGCCGTCAACGAGTACTTCGCACCTATCCGCGAGCGTCGCCAGCGCTACGAGAACGATCTGGATTACGTGAAGGACGTGCTGCACGAGGGCAACCGTCGCGCCAACGAGATCGCCGAGCAGACCCTGGCAGAGGTTCAGGACGCCATGGGTATGGTGTACTAG
- a CDS encoding MGMT family protein — MASEGFFERVYEVVEQIPEGMVATYGQVALLAGRPRSARYVGYALHSNPRPGQIPCHRVVFADGHICEGFAFGGPDAQRELLLGEGVAFKDDMHVDLAACRWPAGL, encoded by the coding sequence ATGGCGTCTGAGGGCTTTTTTGAGCGGGTGTACGAGGTGGTCGAGCAGATCCCCGAGGGGATGGTCGCCACGTATGGTCAGGTGGCGCTGCTTGCCGGTCGTCCGCGAAGTGCGCGTTACGTGGGGTATGCCCTGCATAGCAATCCGCGCCCCGGTCAGATTCCCTGCCATCGTGTGGTGTTTGCCGACGGGCACATATGCGAGGGCTTCGCTTTTGGCGGTCCCGATGCTCAACGTGAGCTTTTGCTAGGGGAGGGTGTGGCGTTTAAGGACGACATGCACGTCGACTTGGCCGCCTGTCGCTGGCCTGCCGGGCTGTAG
- a CDS encoding DegV family protein encodes MSVRIITDSASDMSPAEHPALAVLPLSVTFGTDVYMDGVDIDHQRFYEMLVERDELPKTGQVNPYAFSQAIAEVRETGDEAVIITVGAKLSGTNQSARTALAEAPGGDVYVVDSNNVTLGERILVEYALRLVDEGRSAAQIAAAVEAVRDRVVVIGLLETLEYLVRGGRLSAAAGAVGTLLNVKPVVAVEDGLIVQLGKARGSKNGRNLLNQKVEKAGGIDFSMPLALGYTGLSDAVLKKYIEDSAALWAGHTEGELPVHTIGATIGTHVGPGAVAVAFFQPAN; translated from the coding sequence TCCGCAAGCGATATGTCGCCGGCGGAGCACCCGGCACTGGCTGTTTTGCCGCTGTCCGTCACCTTTGGCACCGATGTGTACATGGATGGCGTCGACATCGATCATCAGCGCTTTTACGAGATGCTCGTGGAGCGCGATGAGCTGCCCAAGACCGGTCAGGTCAACCCGTACGCGTTTTCGCAGGCTATCGCCGAGGTTCGTGAAACCGGCGATGAGGCTGTGATTATTACCGTGGGTGCTAAGCTTTCGGGCACCAATCAGAGTGCCCGTACCGCACTTGCCGAGGCACCGGGCGGCGATGTGTACGTGGTTGATAGCAACAACGTCACCCTGGGTGAACGCATCCTGGTTGAGTATGCGCTGCGCTTGGTGGACGAGGGCCGTAGCGCGGCCCAGATCGCGGCGGCGGTCGAGGCCGTGCGCGACCGCGTGGTGGTTATCGGCCTGCTCGAGACGCTGGAGTACCTGGTGCGCGGCGGTCGCCTGTCTGCTGCTGCCGGCGCCGTGGGTACGCTGCTCAACGTAAAGCCCGTGGTTGCTGTCGAGGACGGTCTGATCGTGCAGCTGGGCAAGGCGCGCGGTTCCAAGAACGGCCGCAACCTGCTGAACCAAAAGGTCGAAAAGGCAGGCGGCATCGACTTTTCCATGCCGCTTGCGCTCGGCTATACGGGTCTTTCGGATGCGGTGCTCAAGAAGTATATCGAGGACAGCGCGGCACTGTGGGCTGGCCACACCGAGGGCGAGCTGCCCGTCCACACCATCGGTGCCACCATCGGCACCCACGTAGGTCCCGGCGCCGTAGCCGTAGCCTTTTTCCAGCCCGCCAACTAA